The Vicia villosa cultivar HV-30 ecotype Madison, WI linkage group LG1, Vvil1.0, whole genome shotgun sequence genome includes a region encoding these proteins:
- the LOC131632997 gene encoding protein NUCLEAR FUSION DEFECTIVE 4-like yields MTKLKGGTRPPWVGLGAAVWVQIAVGNAYTFPLYSPSFKSVLGFNQRQVSLLGVANDIGENVGLLPGIVCNKFPPWLMLFIGGLFSFLGFGLLWLSVSQTLPSLPYPLLWFALVIATNSCAWLTTALLVTNMRNFPVSRGTVAGILKGYGGISAAVFTEIFRALLHNSPSNFLLFLAIGIPVLCFTVMFLVRPCTPVTGESSSEKWYFLFIQGSSVALGVYLLVTTTLDYILHIDSTVSYVLVAVMILLLAAPLAIPVKMTLFPQKVTQSEENEVVESKEEENTKPLLHVSSSANVLGSLNDADSSSEIGMLLAEGEGAVVPSKKRRPRRGEDFTFLEALVKADFWLLFFVYFAGVGTGVTVINNLAQVGAAQGVEDITILLSVFSFFNFVGRLGGGVVSEHFVRTRTIPRTVWMTCTQIIMIILYLLFAHAIKGTLYPAVGFLGICYGVQFSILIPTVSELFGLKHFGLFFNFMSLGNPLGALLFSALLAGRIYDSELAKQQALGFVVSSASCVGPDCFRITFLVLAAVCVAGTVSSIILSIRIKPVYQMLYAGGSFRLPQVTCQ; encoded by the exons ATGACGAAGCTCAAGGGAGGAACAAGGCCACCTTGGGTAGGACTTGGAGCTGCAGTTTGGGTTCAAATAGCCGTAGGAAACGCTTACACATTCCCTCTCTATTCACCTTCCTTCAAATCTGTTCTTGGTTTCAATCAAAGACAGGTTTCTCTTCTTGGTGTTGCTAATGATATTGGTGAGAATGTTGGTCTTCTTCCTGGTATTGTTTGCAACAAGTTCCCTCCTTGGCTTATGCTTTTCATTGGTGGTCTTTTCTCTTTCCTTGGTTTTGGTCTTCTATGGCTTTCTGTCTCACAAACACTTCCTTCACTTCCTTATCCTCTG CTATGGTTTGCACTTGTTATTGCTACCAACAGTTGTGCATGGTTGACCACTGCTCTTCTTGTGACAAACATGAGAAATTTTCCTGTAAGTAGAGGAACAGTTGCAGGTATACTAAAAGGTTATGGAGGGATCAGTGCCGCGGTTTTCACCGAAATCTTCAGGGCACTTCTTCATAATTCTCCTTCAAATTTTCTCTTGTTCCTTGCCATTGGAATTCCTGTTTTGTGCTTTACTGTAATGTTTCTCGTTCGTCCTTGTACACCAGTTACCGGTGAGAGTTCTTCGGAAAAATGGTATTTTCTTTTCATCCAAGGTTCGAGTGTGGCCTTAGGTGTATATTTACTTGTAACTACGACACTCGATTACATTCTCCATATTGATTCTACCGTGTCTTATGTTTTGGTGGCTGTGATGATTCTTCTTCTCGCGGCTCCACTTGCTATTCCTGTAAAGATGACACTCTTTCCTCAAAAAGTCACTCAATCAGAAGAGAATGAGGTAGttgaaagcaaagaagaagaaaacacgAAACCCCTTTTACATGTGTCTTCGTCGGCTAATGTGCTTGGTAGTTTAAATGACGCTGATAGTTCATCTGAGATTGGTATGCTTCTTGCTGAGGGTGAAGGAGCAGTAGTACCTTCGAAAAAGAGAAGGCCGAGAAGAGGGGAAGATTTTACGTTTTTGGAGGCCTTGGTTAAGGCTGATTTCTggcttttattttttgtttatttcgcTGGTGTTGGAACTGGTGTTACTGTTATTAATAATCTGGCTCAAGTAGGTGCGGCTCAAGGTGTTGAAGATATCACTATCTTACTCTCGGTTTTCAGTTTTTTCAATTTCGTCGGGCGCCTCGGTGGAGGAGTTGTTTCTGAACATTTTGTCAG GACAAGAACGATCCCACGGACGGTTTGGATGACATGCACACAGATAATCATGATAATCTTGTATCTTCTATTCGCACATGCCATCAAAGGAACACTTTATCCAGCAGTTGGATTTCTCGGCATCTGTTACGGTGTACAATTTTCAATACTGATTCCAACAGTCTCAGAGCTTTTTGGTTTGAAGCACTTTGGCTTATTCTTCAACTTCATGTCATTAGGTAATCCACTTGGCGCATTACTTTTCTCAGCGCTTCTAGCCGGACGTATATACGACAGTGAGTTGGCAAAGCAACAAGCACTCGGTTTCGTTGTTTCAAGTGCTTCATGTGTCGGTCCAGATTGTTTTAGGATTACGTTTCTGGTCCTTGCTGCTGTGTGCGTTGCTGGTACAGTCTCCAGCATTATCTTGAGCATACGAATTAAGCCCGTTTACCAAATGCTTTACGCCGGTGGCTCTTTCAGGCTGCCTCAAGTAACATGCCAGTGA
- the LOC131605133 gene encoding uncharacterized protein LOC131605133 codes for MDWFSWLSKTTLDPSLIYDYGLIFARNELQLQDASYFNHEFLQSMGISIAKHRLEILKLVKKDQHHLESLQQQPKNLSSVIKKCLKKCMSKFVSRDDNDVKRNTNAVLPTVLREPNCYQGEKWKGGNQKPVSMCRSRTMPYSGPLDGRMMHDRKFVSNKALKLSGPIDGRMMNERMVYTNRSPLRNRPIDGRFTGTIKSPRVSGPFDAKMLFEINRSPTITRASVETDSPMGYCSPYNKPKDEFDLDEERKLWPTLFDLNPT; via the coding sequence ATGGATTGGTTCTCATGGTTATCAAAAACCACTCTTGACCCTTCACTCATCTATGACTATGGCCTCATCTTTGCACGCAACGAGCTTCAACTACAAGATGCATCTTATTTCAACCATGAGTTTCTACAAAGCATGGGAATCTCAATCGCCAAACATAGGTTAGAGATTCTCAAACTTGTCAAAAAAGACCAACATCACCTAGAGTCACTACAACAACAACCTAAGAATCTCTCAAGTGTCATCAAAAAGTGTCTCAAAAAATGCATGAGCAAATTTGTTTCTCGCGACGACAACGACGTCAAGAGAAACACGAACGCGGTTTTACCGACGGTTTTACGTGAACCGAATTGCTATCAAGGGGAAAAATGGAAAGGAGGGAATCAGAAGCCGGTTTCAATGTGTAGAAGCAGAACAATGCCGTATTCAGGGCCATTAGATGGAAGAATGATGCATGATAGAAAATTTGTTAGCAATAAAGCATTGAAGTTATCTGGGCCTATTGATGGAAGAATGATGAATGAGAGGATGGTGTATACCAATAGAAGCCCATTGAGAAATAGGCCCATTGATGGAAGGTTTACAGGAACAATCAAAAGCCCAAGAGTGTCTGGGCCTTTTGATGCTAAAATGTTGTTTGAGATTAATAGAAGCCCAACAATTACTAGGGCTTCTGTTGAAACGGATAGCCCAATGGGCTATTGTAGTCCATATAATAAGCCCAAAGATGAGTTTGATTTGGATGAGGAGCGTAAGCTTTGGCCTACACTCTTTGATCTTAATCCaacttga